Proteins encoded together in one Xenopus laevis strain J_2021 chromosome 6L, Xenopus_laevis_v10.1, whole genome shotgun sequence window:
- the nrn1.L gene encoding neuritin-B precursor: MGLKLSGRYIFLVLAVHLAYLLQAVKAAGKCDAVFKGLSDCMLTLGDKVANYPQDLEEKKNLDTICSYWDDFHVCTVTALADCQEGASDIWEKLKRQSKNLNIQGSLFELCPGSTGAPGPRLLFPAFLPLLIVFLSALLNWVLQ, encoded by the exons ATGGGACTTAAGTTGAGCGGCAGATATATCTTTCTGGTCCTTGCTGTGCATCTAG CATACCTGCTGCAGGCGGTGAAGGCTGCAGGCAAATGTGATGCAGTGTTTAAGGGCTTATCGGACTGTATGCTCACGCTGGGCGATAAAGTGGCCAACTACCCCCAAGACCTGGAGGAAAAGAAAAATCTCGACACCATATGCTC GTACTGGGATGATTTCCACGTCTGCACTGTCACAGCCCTTGCAGATTGTCAGGAAGGGGCATCAGATATCTGGGAGAAACTGAAAAGGCAATCCAAGAACCTCAATATTCAAGGCAGCTTATTCGAACTTTGTCCTGGATCTACTGGGGCACCGGGCCCCAGGCTCCTATTTCCAGCTTTTCTGCCTTTGCTCattgtgttcctctctgccctaCTCAACTGGGTACTTCAGTAG